The window GGAGAAGCGGTTTGCGGTACTGGTCGGGGACGCGGAACACGGGGACGGGCAGATCGCCCAGCGGCGTGTGGACGACGTCGCCGGGGAGGAATTCGGGCTGGCTTGACTGGGGCGGCGCAGGGGTGCGCGGTGCGGCGGATGGGTCCGGGGCGACCAGCCAGAGGCGGAAGGCGGCGCGCTTGTGCCAACGGAAGTAGGTCGATTCGGAGATGCCGGCGCGGGCGCAGAGTTGGGTGATGGAGTACTCGCACCAATGCTGCTGCGCGAACGCGCGGAAGCGGCGCTGGGCGGGCGTGGGGGCGAAATCGGGCTCGGGCATATGCCGGTTTCGATGCGGGAGGCCAGGCGCTGGACAAGGGAGAATCGTTTGGAGATTTTGTGGCGCTTGCGTAACATTCAATGAACTTGCCGGGCGCTGGCAAAGGCGCGAGCCATCACTGCGTGCCGGGCGCCGGCCGCGGAGTAGCGGGAGGCGATGCTGACTCAATTCGAAGCGGAGGGCCTGATGGCGCTAGCCAAGCGCTTTATTGCGGCGCCGCCAGCGATATCGGTGCCGCCCGGAGCGGACGACAGCTACGAATTGACGGCATTGACGGGGCGGGAGAGGTTCGCGCTGGACGTGCAGCGGGGCACGTTCCGAATGTCGCGGCCGACGCTGAACGAGCGCGTCCGGACGTGTGTCGTTCTGGTGCGTCTCGATATCGACGGGCGGCCGCACACCAATCCGGACGGGACCGCGGTCGGGCGCTCGCACTTGCACGTATATCGGGAGGGCTTGAGGACAGATGGGCGATCCCGCTGGCGGAGGCAAAAGCGCCGGGCGGGGCGCGGGTTTTCCCTGACACGGGTGGCCGAGCACAGCTTTTTAAGCATTTTTGCGCGTTTTGCCACATCCAGGACGCGCCCGCATATCAGGAGTGGATCCAGTGATCCGGGAGGACTGCCAGAAGCTGATCGACGCCTATGTCGACTGGCTGCGGCGCGGCTTGAGCGTGGAAGAGATTGGGGAGGCGTGCGAGCTGACCACGCCCTTCCTTGACCGGCACAATGACCACCTGCAGGTGTATGCGGTGCGAAGGAACGGGACGATTGAGTTGAGCGACGACGGGTATACGCTTGCGGACTTGAAAACCGGCGGCCTGGAGATTGAAACGTCGCACCGCAAGGCGCTGTTGCAGGGCATTCTGGGCGGGCTGGGGGTGCAAAGCGATGGCACATCGATTAAGGTCGAGGCGTCGCCAGGCAATCTGGGCCGCCGAATGCACACCCTGGTGCAGGCGATGTTGGCAATCAACGACATGTTCATGATCGCGCAGCCGCGCGTGGCAACGTTCTTTTTCGAGGATGTACGGGAGTTTCTCGACCACCATCAGGTGCGCTACAGCGAGCGGGTGAAGCTGGCGGGCAAGACCGGGTTTGACCACGCCATCGACTTTCTCATCCCGCCCTCGCGGCAGCGGCCGGAGCGGCTGGTGCAGGCGATTGGAGCGCCGAAAAAGGATAATATCTTCGCCTACAATTTCTTGCTTGAGGATACGCGAAAGGCGCGCGGGGGCGAACGGCAGGAACCAGAGGCCTACGCGTTTCTCAATGATCAGGAGCAGACCGTGGCGGGCGAACTGATCGAGGCGCTGGAGGCGTACCGGGTGATTCCAGCGAAATGGTCAGAGCGAGAGCGGTTCGCCGAGGCCCTGGCGACGTAGTTGCTCGTTGAGGTGTTTGCGCACGTGTACCGGGTGTATCCGACGGTGCCGTCGCCGCTGTATGCGGGCGCGGGGGCGCAGGTCAGGTAAGGGCGTCGAGCCAGCGGACGGGGAAGCGCGAGCCGAGGGTGCGTACCAGGCGTTCGTCGGCGGTGATCATTTCGTCGCCGAGCGATTGCGCGAGGAGAACATAAAAGAGGTCATAGGCGGGCAATTGCCACTGCACGGACAGGCTCAGGGCCTGCGCGCTGAGAGCGCCGGTCGGATGAGTGGGCATGTCCAGGGCGCGCACAGCCTCCAAAGATCGTTCTGCCGCCAGCGGCGTGATCCGCCCGCGCCGGACAGCGCGTGCCAGAACCGCGGTGAGCTCAGGCCAAAATAGATCGGGCACAAGCAGGTTGACCTGGCTGCGTTGATGTTTGTCCAGTAGCGCGGCCGCGCCTTCGTGCGGCTCGTCCGGAAGGCACCATTTCGCGCCGACGCTGGCATCGAGCACCATGGGCGATTCAATCGTGCTGACGGCGCCGGCGGGGCCGGGTGGCTGTGAGAAGTTGCTCTTCCCGCTCCGCACGACTCTCGCGCAGCAGCTCGAGCGCGGAGGGAGGACCGGGACGGGTCTGACGCTGGAGGCGCAGCAGCGCCGCGACCGCGCGGCGGCGGCGTTGCAGGCCGGCCGCGGTGGGCACGTGCTCGCGCAAGATACGGATGGTTTCGGCCGCAATCGAACTGCGCTGCTCACGGGCACGCGCGCGCAGGGCCGCGTAGAGGTCGGCCGGGACGTTTTCCACGTATAGCGTTGGCATAGGCGGAGTCTAGCACTTTGCTTGCGGTGCTGCGCGTACTACAATCGGCGTATGCCGCGGACGATCCAAGCGCGTCTGGATGCCGATGCCGCGACCGCGCTCGCCATATTGGTCAAGCGGCTGGGCTTGACCCCATCGGAGGTTGTGCGCTGGGCGGTCAAAAACCTGGCCGCAGAGCAGGGTACAGCCACGAAGCGCAAAATCGTGGGCCTGGGAGCGTTCGATTCCGGTGTGCCGGATCTCGGCTCCAATCCGGAGCATCTGCGCGACTTCGGGCGGCTTTGACTGTGGCTCGCCACTTTTTGCCCTGGTCGCTCCCGTTGGTCGCTTGGAGTGCGGGCTTCGATTCCCGGCAGAGTCCGCCCGCTGGCGCTCAGGGCTCCTCCAAGCTGCCGCCAGACGCAGGGGCTCCGGGAGCCCCCTTCCCCGCCCCCGCGTCCTGTCGGCCCGAGCGGTGAGAGCGAGGTCAACCTTAGAACGGGTTGGGGCGCGGTGAGGGGGCTTTGGGCACGGCAAGCACGCGAGGGATGCCGGCCTTGTTCAGCGCGGTGTTGAGCTGGGGGAGAGCTCCGGAGGTGAGGGTGTGCAGGCTGGCCTGGAGAGACCCCAGCTTGGCCGCGAGGGCGGCCGCGCGCTGCGGCTGTTGCGCAGGCGGTGCGGCGCTTTCGTACTCGAGTTTGCCCATCAGTTCGGCGATCGCCGGCAGCAGGAGGTTGCCGTTGCCGAAGAAGCCGCGCTGGGAGATAAACGCGGACTGAATAGCGTCGAGCTTGGTGGCAATCGTTTTGGCCTGGTCCTGGATCGCCGGAGAGATCGCAGGATCGCCGCCGGCCGGCTTCCAGTTTGCGGTAACCGCTTTGAGCGACGTCTGGATGCCGTTGGCCAGGTCGCGGGCTTGGATGCCGGCGGCGTACAGGGCGTCGAGCCGGAGCCAGAGGGCCTGGCGCGCCGCTTCGGCAGCCGGGTTGAGGGTGATGCGCGGATCGGCCAGCATCTCGACCGTCTGGCTGGCCGTCCTGTCCGCGAGCTGCACGTGAACCGAGTAAAGGCCGGGCGGCACCATGATGCCGTGCGCCGAGCCGTCATAGCCGCGGCCCCCGCCATCCGTATTGGGAGCGGGGTAGGTGGCAAAGCCGGGCTGGCTTTGCGGGGATTGCGGCACCGCGGTGCCGCGGCGGAAGTCCCAGATGATACGGTTGATGCCGGCATGAAGGCCGGCTGCGGTGAGGGTGCGCACGGGCTTGCCGCCGGCGTCGGTGATTTCGATTTTGGCGCTTTGGCCGGCCGCGGGCGCCGCCGCGAGATACAGATCCAGAATCGCCCCGTCGGGCGGGTTGGGGCCGGCGAAGTGCTCTGCCGAAAACCAGCCGTCGCCGTTGACGATCCATTCGGTCGCGGCGCGGATGGGGAACAGGTGCATGGGCTCGGCGAGCGTCTGCGGGGTCATATTCTCGAGGGCAAGGATATCGTCGAGGATATATATGGAACGGCCGTGGGTGGCCAGGATGAGGTCGTGCTGGCGGGGCTGCACCTGAATGTCATCCACCTGCAAGCTGGGCAATCCCATGCGCAGTTGGCTCCAGGTGGCGCCGCCGTCGAGAGAAACGAAGCCGCCGAACTGGGCGCCAGCAAAGAGCACATTGGGGTGCGAGGGATCTTCGCGGATTACGTGAATGCTGCCAGCCGCGGCTGGGATCCCACCGCTCAGCGAGGTCCAGGATTGGCCGTAATCGGTGGTTTTGTAGAGGTACGGATGCAGATCGTCGGAGCGATGCCCGTCGAAGGCGACATAGGCAGTGCCAGGCGCGGTGCGCGAGGCTTCGATGCGGCTGACCCAGGTGCCCTTAGGTACGCCAGGCAGATTGGCAATCACGTTCGCCCAGGTTTGGCCACCGTCGCGGCTGACCTGCAGGTTGCCGTCATCGGTACCGGCCCAGAGGATCTGGGCGTTGAGAGGCGACTGCGCCAGCTCGGTAAGGGTGGGAAAGGCGGAGACGCCGTCGTTCAGCGACAGGGTGGTCTTGCGGGATGGAATTTGGCCCAGGATGGGCGCCTTGTCGCGGTCAAATTTGGTCGTGAGCTCGGAGCCGAGCGGGGTCCAGGTGTTGCCTGCGTCGGTGGACTTGAACACGCGGCTGGCGCCGAAGAAAAGTGTGCCGGGAGCCTGGTTGGATACGATGAGCGGCGCGTCCCAGTTGAAGCGGTAGCGCGGCTGGCCAAAGGGTGGCTGCGGCTGGATGACGAGGAACTGGCCGGTGCGGAGATTGCGGCGGGTGAGGTTGCCACCTTCCATTTCGGCGTAAACGACGTCGGGGTTGCGCGGATCATGGGCGACGTAAAAGCCGTCGCCGCCCTCGGCGCTTTTCCAGTCGCTGTTGAGAATGCCCTGGTTATTCAAGACCCGGTTGGGGGCACACCAGACGGCGTTGTCCTGCAATCCGGCACAGACGTGGTACGGCCGCTGGTCGTCGTAGGAGACCTCATAGGCCTGGCCGAGGGGCATGGTGGAGGCGTGATACCAGTGGCGGCCGCGATCGCGGGTGATGAACACGCCGCCGTCGCAGCCGACGACCACGTGGTGGGAATCGCGAGGATCGATCCAGATAGCGTGGAAGTCGGGATGGATGAGGACGTTGCGATCGGTGGTCCAGTTCTTGCCGCCATCGGTGGAATACCGGAGTTGGACGCCGCCCATCCAGAGGCGCAGGTCGTTACTGGGATCGACGCGGATCTGGCTGAAGTAGGAAGGGCGCGGATCGACGCTGCTCATGCGCGTCCATGAGTTGCCGCCATCGTCGCTGCGGAATAGTCCGCTGTGCTCGCTCTCGATCAGCGCGTAGACGATGTTCGGATTCTGGGCATAGATCGCCAGGCCGATGCGCCCGATGGGACCCTTGTCGGGCAGGCCATTGGCGAGCTTCGCCCAGGTGGCGCCGCCATCGAGCGAGCGATAGACGCCGCCCTCGGGTCCGCCGCCGTCGAAGCCCCAGGGGGTACGGCGCCGCTCATAGGCGGCCGCGTAGACGATGTTCGGACTCTGCGGGTTGATGCGCACGTCGCTGACGCCGGTGTTTTCGCTGAGGAAGAGCACCTTCTGCCAGGTCTTGCCGCCGTCGGACGTCTTGAACAGGCCGCGCTGGGGGTTGGCGCCCCAGAGGTGGCCGAGGGCCGCGACGTAGACGACCTGCGGGTTGGAGGGATCGATGGCGATGCGGCCGATGGACTGGGTGTCGTCGAGGCCCATATGCTGCCAGGAGCGGCCGCCGTCGAGCGAGCGATAGACACCGTTGCCCCAGGTGGCGCTCTGGCGGTTATTGGCTTCTCCCGTGCCCGCCCAGACGATGGCGGGGTTCGAGGGTGCGACCGCAACCGCGCCGATGGACAGGTTGGTTTGTCCATCGAACACCGGCGCCCAGGCATTGCCGCCGTCGGAGGACTTCCACAAGCCGCCGTTGGCGGTGCCGATGTAAATCACGTTCGGGTTTTGCGCACTGACGGCGATGTCATCGACGCGGCCGCCCTGGATGGCCGGGCCAATGGCGCGGAAACGCAAGGAAGCCAGGGCCTGTCCGGCGCTCTGTTGCGCCGGCAGGAGCGGTGTCAGGGCAAGGCCAGCGCAGGCGGCCAGCAGGAGTGACCGCTGCAGACGGAAAAGGAACCGCATAGAACCTCTCTTTATTTTTTCTGGCTGGCTACGGTCACATAGGCCATGCCGGCCTTGCGCATGGCGGCGTTCAGTTTCGCCAGATCGGTATCCACCATGGTCTTGAGGTTGGCGGAGGCTTCATGCACACTGGACGTGAGTTGTGCCAGGGTGCTGCGCTGGCTCCCGGTCGGCGCCTGGCTTACATTTTGCAGGCTGTAGAGCAGCCGCATGGCGGCGTTGTGCAGCGGGGTGGCGCCACCGCCGCCGAATTCACCGGGGCTGCCTCCGGCAATGGCGCGCTGCAGCTTGTCTGCGTTTTTGACCAGGCCGTCCAGCATGGTTTTCACCGCGGCCGGAGGATCGGCGTAAGTCTTCTTCGTGGCGGCGAGCGATTTGGTCAGCGCCCGCACCTGCTTGGCGTCAGCGACGGTTGCGGCGTACAGGTCGTAGGCCGACGCTATGGCCCGCTGACGGGCAGCCTGATCGGCTGGACTGATATGAACCGCCGGGTCGTCTTGCACCTGAAGGGGTTGCGAGCCGGTGGCGCCGTCGGCGCTCAGCGTGACGGTATAGGCGCCGGGAGCGACGAAGGATCCCTGCAGGGCGCCGTTGTAGAAGCCGGACTGGTTGGCATCGAGTTGCGGTTGGGCGGGAGGCTCCAGCGTGGGCCAGCGCAGATCCCAGACCACACGGTTGATGCCGTTGTGGCCGGCGACATCAAATTCACGCACGGTAACGCCCTGGGTGTTGGTGACTTTGACGTGGAGTTTGGTGTCGTCGTTGGGGACATTCGACAGGTATACATCGACAATGCCGCCGTCGGGCGGATTGGGGGCGACGAACTGGGTGTCGCCCAAGGTGCCATTGCGATGGTCGAAGAGGCGCCATTCGATGCCGGCATCGGTGGGAAAGACGTGGAGGGCCGATTGCATCACGGCCGGGCTGAGGGCTTCGAGCGAGCGGATGTCATCGAGCACCCAGAAGGCGCGGCCGTAGGCGGCGACCACCAGATCGTGGGTGCGCGGCTGCACGGTCACGTCGTCAACCATGACGTGCGGCATGTTGAGCTGGAAAGGGAGCCACTGATCGCCGCGATCAAAGGAAATGTAAAAGCCCATTTCGGTGCCCAGGAAGAGCAGGTTCTTGTTGAAGGGGTCCTGGTAGACCACTTGCGCGGTCGAGCGGTCGTTGGGCAAGCCAGTGGTGATGGGCTGCCAGCTCTGGCCGTAATCGTCAGTGCGGAACACGTAGATATGGAAATCGTTTTGGCGGTGGCCGTCGTAGGTGAGAAAGGCGGTGCCGGGGCTGAAGTGGGAGGCGGCAATGGAGCTGACGTACTGCCCCTGGGGCAGACCGGAGGCAGCGGCGAGATTGGTCCAGGTTTTGCCGCCGTCTTTGCTGACGTGCAGACTGCCATCCTCAGCGCCCGCCCAGATCACCTGCTCATCCACCGGTGAGACCGCCAGTGCGGTCAGGGCGGGATAGCCTTCCGGCCGCACCACCTTGCCCATGATTTTCAGGGTTTTGGGATCGGGATTGGTGGTCAGGTCGGGGCTGATCTGCGCCCAGGTGTTACCGGCATCGGTGGATTTGAACACGACGTTGGCGGCCGTATAAATGTCGCCACGGGGCAGCACCACGACGGGCGTGTTCCAGTGCCAGCGGAAGGGCTTGGCGTCGACGGTCTTCGGCATGGGCCGGATCAGGGCGTACTCGTTGGACTTGAGATCTTCGCGGATGAGCTTGCCGCTCTGCGCCTGGGTGAAGACGACGCTGGGATCGCGGGGATTGGGGATGACGTTGAAGCCGTCGCCATCCATCAGATCCTGCCAGTCGTGGTTGAGGATGCCTTTGGGGTTGCGGGTGCGCACCACGCCGCACCAGGCGCCGTTATCCTGAAAGCCGCCGCAGATGTGGAAGGGCTGGTCGTTGTCGGTAGCGACGTGATAGGGCTGACCGACGGGGATGGCGCTGGCGAAGCGCCAGGTGTGCCCGCTATCTTCGCTGATATCGACGCCGCCATCGTCGCCGGCGAGCATGTAATTGGAGTTGTTGGCGTCGATCCAGATGGCGTGCACATCGGCGTGGATGGACTGCAAACCCTGCTGGTCGGGTGCGGGCTGCCAGGTTCTGCCGCCGTCATCGGAGTGCGCCAGGCCGCCGCCGCCCAGCCACACGCGAAGGTAATTGTTGGGGTCCACGAGGATCTGCTGGAAGTAGGCGGGGCGGGGATCGATATCGCTGCGCTGCTGCCAAGTCTGGCCCCCGTCGGTGCTGCGGTAGACGCCGGTGCCCTTGCCTGCGACAAACTCCGCCGCGCCGGACTGCACGCGGGCGTAGACGATGCGGGGATCACGCGGATAGATGGAGATGCCGATGCGGCCGGTGTCGCCGCCGTGCTCATACGGCAGGCCGTGAATAAGCTTCTGCCAGGTGGCGCCGCCATCGGTGGACTTATAGAGGGCGCTGGAGGTGCCTGCGCCCAGCATCCCGAACACGCTGCGGCGGCGTTCGTACAGGGAGCAGAAAATCGTCAGCGGACTTTGGGGATCCATGGCCAGGTCGGCGACGCCGGTGTTGTCATCGGTGTACAGGATGCGTTTCCACGTGGCGCCACCGTCGGTGGTTTTATAGAGGCCGCGCTCGCCGCCCGGGCCCCAAAGATTGCCGAGCACGCCGACGTAGACGATTTCCGGATTGTTAGGGTCGATCAGAATGCTGCTGATCTGGAAGCTGTCCTTCAGGCCTTCGTGGGTCCAGCTCTGGCCGCCGTTGGTGGACTTATACACGCCCATGCCCCAGGAGGAGGTCTGGCGATTGTTGGCTTCGCCCGTGCCCACCCAGACGATTTGCGGATTCGAAGGGGCGACGGCCACGAAGCCGATGCTCAGCGCGGGCTCGCTGTCAAAGACGGGTCGCCAAGTGGTGCCGCGGTTGGTCGTCTTCCACAGGCCGCCGGTGGCGGCGCCCACATAGATGGTGTTGGGGTCCTGCAGCGGCACCGCGAAACGGTCGATGCGGCCGTCCATATTCGCGGGGCCGATGTTACGGAAGCGCAGCATGTGCATGGCGCTCTCGTAGCGATTGACAGGCGCTTGCGCGCGGACGCGCAAGGTGACGAGCGAGACGGATAACAAACCCAAACAGGCCGACGCAACCAGTTTCCGCATAGCACCCCCGTTGCAACGACAGGGCGCCGGCTCTTGCCGGCGCCCGATCAGAAAAAAGTGACTAGAAGTCCAAACGCAGTTCCATCTCAATCCAGCGTGCCCCGGAGAGGCGGTTGGTGGGGATGAACTGGCTGGTAATCGCCCCGAAGTTGGTAGGACTGCCCAAGGCCAACGCCGGCGTGTTGAAGTTGACGTTATTGAGGAGATTGAAGAATTGGGCGGAGTAGGAAATGGAGTAACGCTCGGTGAGCTGCGTCTTCTTGCCCAGAGAGAAATCCAGGTTGACGAGCGGCAGGCCAGTGATGGGATTAGCCCCGCCGTTCAGGCCGTCGGTGCTGAGGTTGACGTTGCGGAAGTCCTTGTAGACGGCGGCCGGGTCGGCAAACATATTGAGTCCGCTGCCACTGCCGCCGATGTTGTGCACCCCGGGGCTCATGGTGCTGGGCGAAACCGTCGGGATCGCTCCGATGCAGCCGCCCAAAATGGGGCTAGCACCGTACACCTGGCCGACCATGCAGACGTTGTTGTTGGAAAAGCCCTGTTGCGCGGTGACGACGCCGGAAGTGTACCAGCCCTGCAGCAGGGCGTTGGTCCAGTTGCTGGTGCCCAGCGCACCCCGGCCGAAGGGCAACTGGTAGACGAAGGTGGAAGAGAGAGCGTGGCGCAGATCAGCGAGGCCGGCGCCGTAGTTCTGATTGATGAAATAGTTGTTGTTGTAATAACCGGCGTTGTTCTGATCGGAGATTTGGTCGCCCAGATCGTGAGACCAGGTGTAGTTGATAGCGAGGCTGAGGCCGTTGGCCGCCTGCTTGCGCAGCGTGGCGGTGAAGGCGTTGTAATTGCTATGGCCGACGTGGGTGTACATCTGCACCACGTCAATCTGCTGGTTCTCGAAGGTGGGCAGACTGGCGGTCGAGCGCAGGCCATCAATCACATCGAAGATGCTACGTGCCTGGCCGTTCTCGAAGAAGCTGGCGAAATTGGAAGACATGAAAGCGCTGCCATTCATGGGGCCGCTCTTGGTCGTCTGGGTGGGGACGAGGTTATCGAACCAAGCTTCGTCCGGCGCCGCTTTGCCGGCATTGAGAGCATTGGCGATGGCGTCGTAGGCCTGAGCGAAGGTCTGGCCGGAAGCCTTGTCCTTGAACATGTAGGGCGCCTGGGTGAGATCGAAGGCCTGGGGCAGGTCGCGGCCGAAATGGCCAATCCAGCCGAGCGAGAGAATCATGCCCCCGGGTAATTGGCGTTCCAGGTTGAGATCGGCGGTGTAAGCGTACCCCATGATGTTACTGGGATCGAGCTGAAAAGTGGCCAGGGCGGCGAGGTCCTGCGCTGGTATTACCGGCGAAACGGTTTGCGGGATCACCGGCGGGATGGGCATGGAGCCGTCCACACCGATGCGGAAGCTGGAGAACGCCGGGTCGGTGCTGCCGGCGTTGCAGCCGGCGCCGCCCGCCCCGGCTGCCGTGCATTTCGGTGCGATGACCGTGGGGGTGTCGGCAAAGCCGAGGCCGAGGGCCGGCAGGGTGGTGGTTTTGACAGAATTGGCACGGTCGTAAACGACGCCAAGGCCACCGCGCAGCACGGATTTCTGATCGCCCAGTAAGGCACCCAGGATGCCACCATGGAGCGTGGGGTTCCAGGCAAGGCCGACCCGGGGGGACCAATAGCCGGGATTGTTGGTGAAGAGCGATTTCGCCGGCGATTGGAGCTCGGGCACGAATCCGAAGGTGGGATTGTAGAACTGCCCCGCCTGCGCAGCAGCCAGCTTGGCACCCATGTAACCCACGGCGGAAACCGGCTGGCCGTTCGCGGAGTCAACCATCACCATCTGCCGGCCCTGGAGCTCTTCGGGAACCGTCTGCTTGCCCCAAGCCAATCCATAGCTGGCGGTGAGCGAGGGGCTCAGCTTCCAGGTGTCCTGACCGTAGAAGGACAGGGTGTTGTTGGTGTTGTTGTCGGTCAGGTTGGTGCCGAGCGGATAGGCGTTGAGGCTGGAGTTGCGCACATCCATGACGCCGATGTTGTCGACCATGCCGAGCATGGAGGAGTAGAGGCTGTTCCAGGTGCTCACGTCCGATTTCGGCAGGCAGTTGGCGGTGGTGCTGCCGCTGCAGGCCATGGGCCGGTCGGCCGTGGTGAGCCGCAGAAAACTGCGGGAGTAGGCGGTGGCCTGGATGGAAGAGGAAGCGCCTAACTGGTTGTTGCGGACTTCAATGGAATTCAGGTGATTGAGATTGCCGCCGAACTCGAAGGTGTGGGCGCCGTGGATCCAGTCCACCGTGTCGACGAACTGGGTGCTGCGATCGGTCTCCTTCTGGAAGGGGGCGTTGCCAATGGGCCCGCTCAGCAGGTTGGACTGGAACATGGCGATCCAGCCGTTGGAGGGCGTGTTGGTGCCCGGGATCGCCTCCGTCTGCGCCCACTCTGAGGGCACCATGGGCTGGCGACGGGTGCGCAGCCGCACGAAACCGAAGTGAGCGGAGTTGATCATATTGGGAGTCAGTTGGCCGGTCAGACTGGCGGCGATCATGTCATGGCGCTGCGGTGTATCACGGAGTTCCTTATTGGCGCCGTTAATGATGTCGAGCTGGGCGCCCAAGCCGCCCAGGCCATTGGAGACCGTCTTGGTGCGGGAGTAGGCGTAGTTGATGTCGGCCTTCCAGTTCTGATTGAGGACCTGGTCGATGCGGCCGTTGTAGTAGTCGTAGGTCAGCGGTGTGGCGACGATGGCATCGTAGCCGGCGTAGTTGATGCCATCACCTTCGGCAAAGTCGTTGGGCTCGGGGTAGAGCTTGAACAGGGCCGCCATGGCCGGACTGACGCCCACGCCGCGGGGGTCGCAGGCGGCGGTGCCACTGGGGCCGCACTGCAGCGATGTCGCCAGGGGATAGGCGATCATATTGCCGCTGCCATCGGCGAATTTCAGGATGCCCTGCTTCATTGAATCGGTAGGCACGCGGCTGTGGGTGTCGACGGACTCATTGAAGCGGCGGCCCTCGTAGTTGAGGAAGAAGAAGGTTTTGTTTTTGGCGATGGGGCCACCGAAGGTGGCGCCGAAGCGCTTATCGGTGAGGGGCGGGCGCGGGGTGGAGGGCAGCAGGGTGGAACCGACGCGGCTGGGGGTGTGATTGTCCTGCCAGGTGTTGGCGTTGAGGGAGCTGTCTTCCAGGTCGCCATAGACGGAGCCGTGAAACGCGTTGGTGCCGCTCTTGCCGATGAGGGTGACCTGGCCGCCGGAGGCGGCGTCCATGCTGGGGCTGTTATTGCTGACGCCGACGCGGAATTCCTGGACGCCGTTCACGGGGACGGGAATGGCGGTCGTGTCGGCGACGTTGGAGGTGTCGAGATTGCTGATGTCGATGCCGTCGAGGGTGATGGTGTTCTGGTCGTCCACGGCGCCGGCGACGCGGGTCTGCGGGCCCTGGGCCACGGTGGCGGG of the Acidobacteriota bacterium genome contains:
- a CDS encoding PIN domain-containing protein, giving the protein MVLDASVGAKWCLPDEPHEGAAALLDKHQRSQVNLLVPDLFWPELTAVLARAVRRGRITPLAAERSLEAVRALDMPTHPTGALSAQALSLSVQWQLPAYDLFYVLLAQSLGDEMITADERLVRTLGSRFPVRWLDALT
- a CDS encoding DUF1828 domain-containing protein → MRVLPHPGRARISGVDPVIREDCQKLIDAYVDWLRRGLSVEEIGEACELTTPFLDRHNDHLQVYAVRRNGTIELSDDGYTLADLKTGGLEIETSHRKALLQGILGGLGVQSDGTSIKVEASPGNLGRRMHTLVQAMLAINDMFMIAQPRVATFFFEDVREFLDHHQVRYSERVKLAGKTGFDHAIDFLIPPSRQRPERLVQAIGAPKKDNIFAYNFLLEDTRKARGGERQEPEAYAFLNDQEQTVAGELIEALEAYRVIPAKWSERERFAEALAT
- a CDS encoding carboxypeptidase regulatory-like domain-containing protein; translation: MSRQRIRIGFGFAVVLATCLFWNAPLLAQTASTGAVQGTISDPSHAAIPGANITLLNPANGALLRAQSDAHGGYTFPSVTPGTYLMTVSATGFKAYKVSSLPVTVNKAALINVQMQLGTTTQTVEVTAGSLQLQTASATVGNSLNSHEILLLPTLHRDSAELINYQPATVAQGPQTRVAGAVDDQNTITLDGIDISNLDTSNVADTTAIPVPVNGVQEFRVGVSNNSPSMDAASGGQVTLIGKSGTNAFHGSVYGDLEDSSLNANTWQDNHTPSRVGSTLLPSTPRPPLTDKRFGATFGGPIAKNKTFFFLNYEGRRFNESVDTHSRVPTDSMKQGILKFADGSGNMIAYPLATSLQCGPSGTAACDPRGVGVSPAMAALFKLYPEPNDFAEGDGINYAGYDAIVATPLTYDYYNGRIDQVLNQNWKADINYAYSRTKTVSNGLGGLGAQLDIINGANKELRDTPQRHDMIAASLTGQLTPNMINSAHFGFVRLRTRRQPMVPSEWAQTEAIPGTNTPSNGWIAMFQSNLLSGPIGNAPFQKETDRSTQFVDTVDWIHGAHTFEFGGNLNHLNSIEVRNNQLGASSSIQATAYSRSFLRLTTADRPMACSGSTTANCLPKSDVSTWNSLYSSMLGMVDNIGVMDVRNSSLNAYPLGTNLTDNNTNNTLSFYGQDTWKLSPSLTASYGLAWGKQTVPEELQGRQMVMVDSANGQPVSAVGYMGAKLAAAQAGQFYNPTFGFVPELQSPAKSLFTNNPGYWSPRVGLAWNPTLHGGILGALLGDQKSVLRGGLGVVYDRANSVKTTTLPALGLGFADTPTVIAPKCTAAGAGGAGCNAGSTDPAFSSFRIGVDGSMPIPPVIPQTVSPVIPAQDLAALATFQLDPSNIMGYAYTADLNLERQLPGGMILSLGWIGHFGRDLPQAFDLTQAPYMFKDKASGQTFAQAYDAIANALNAGKAAPDEAWFDNLVPTQTTKSGPMNGSAFMSSNFASFFENGQARSIFDVIDGLRSTASLPTFENQQIDVVQMYTHVGHSNYNAFTATLRKQAANGLSLAINYTWSHDLGDQISDQNNAGYYNNNYFINQNYGAGLADLRHALSSTFVYQLPFGRGALGTSNWTNALLQGWYTSGVVTAQQGFSNNNVCMVGQVYGASPILGGCIGAIPTVSPSTMSPGVHNIGGSGSGLNMFADPAAVYKDFRNVNLSTDGLNGGANPITGLPLVNLDFSLGKKTQLTERYSISYSAQFFNLLNNVNFNTPALALGSPTNFGAITSQFIPTNRLSGARWIEMELRLDF
- a CDS encoding glycosyl hydrolase; translated protein: MRFLFRLQRSLLLAACAGLALTPLLPAQQSAGQALASLRFRAIGPAIQGGRVDDIAVSAQNPNVIYIGTANGGLWKSSDGGNAWAPVFDGQTNLSIGAVAVAPSNPAIVWAGTGEANNRQSATWGNGVYRSLDGGRSWQHMGLDDTQSIGRIAIDPSNPQVVYVAALGHLWGANPQRGLFKTSDGGKTWQKVLFLSENTGVSDVRINPQSPNIVYAAAYERRRTPWGFDGGGPEGGVYRSLDGGATWAKLANGLPDKGPIGRIGLAIYAQNPNIVYALIESEHSGLFRSDDGGNSWTRMSSVDPRPSYFSQIRVDPSNDLRLWMGGVQLRYSTDGGKNWTTDRNVLIHPDFHAIWIDPRDSHHVVVGCDGGVFITRDRGRHWYHASTMPLGQAYEVSYDDQRPYHVCAGLQDNAVWCAPNRVLNNQGILNSDWKSAEGGDGFYVAHDPRNPDVVYAEMEGGNLTRRNLRTGQFLVIQPQPPFGQPRYRFNWDAPLIVSNQAPGTLFFGASRVFKSTDAGNTWTPLGSELTTKFDRDKAPILGQIPSRKTTLSLNDGVSAFPTLTELAQSPLNAQILWAGTDDGNLQVSRDGGQTWANVIANLPGVPKGTWVSRIEASRTAPGTAYVAFDGHRSDDLHPYLYKTTDYGQSWTSLSGGIPAAAGSIHVIREDPSHPNVLFAGAQFGGFVSLDGGATWSQLRMGLPSLQVDDIQVQPRQHDLILATHGRSIYILDDILALENMTPQTLAEPMHLFPIRAATEWIVNGDGWFSAEHFAGPNPPDGAILDLYLAAAPAAGQSAKIEITDAGGKPVRTLTAAGLHAGINRIIWDFRRGTAVPQSPQSQPGFATYPAPNTDGGGRGYDGSAHGIMVPPGLYSVHVQLADRTASQTVEMLADPRITLNPAAEAARQALWLRLDALYAAGIQARDLANGIQTSLKAVTANWKPAGGDPAISPAIQDQAKTIATKLDAIQSAFISQRGFFGNGNLLLPAIAELMGKLEYESAAPPAQQPQRAAALAAKLGSLQASLHTLTSGALPQLNTALNKAGIPRVLAVPKAPSPRPNPF